Part of the Woronichinia naegeliana WA131 genome, TTCAAGTTAAATTTAAATAAAAGCGGAAGAATGTCTTATAGTCAATTTACAACTCTGGAAATGATTGAATCCAATTTTGGCATAAAAATTGCTGATAAAGTGGGCATTTTTGATCAGATTCCTGAATCTGAATATAGCGATTTTCTGGGTCAAACTTTACAAGACAACATTGCTTTGGCTTTAGCTATCAACACAGAAAAAGCACGCTCAGAACTAATTGTTACTCCTATTTTAGTCGAATTGAGAAAGCATTTTAATTATCAAATTAGTTTTTTCTCAGGCAAAGAGTTTAATATAGATCCTGAAAAAGGATTGAATGGGTTTTGCGATTTTCTAATTAGTCGCTCTCCTGAACAACTCTTAATTAAAACGCCAGTTGTCGCTTTAGTAGAAGCTAAAAATGATAATCTGCAAAATGGACTTCCTCAATGTATGGCTGAAATGATTGCTGCTCGCATTTTTAATGAAAGAAATAATAATAATATTTCGGCCATCTATGGAGTTGTCACTACAGGAACTAATTGGAAGTTTTTACGGTTGATCAATCAAACGATAGAGGTTGATTTGAATGACTATTTTATTGATAAGATTAGCAAAATAATTGGCATTTTAAAGCATTTAATTAACTCAACAAATCTTTAATTTATTGAGATTAAGTGTAGATTCGGGGTCTGAACATACCTAGCATAGCCTTATTTTTTTATTTTAAAGGATTTAGATACTGATTGAAAAATTCAGAAGGTGTTAAACATTCAAATTCACCTGTTTGTTGGACTAAAACTTTAATTAATTTATGATTAGCAGATATAAAACATTGAGATTGACCAATTTTTGCCGTTAAATAAACTCCTACATCTTCACGAGGAATTACCCCCAAATTTTCCATTTCAGCTAACTCAACATCATCAAGCTGGACATAACAAAACTTTAAGTTTTGCCAAATTCTTCCAATTATTTCTCCACTCCAATCTTTATTTTTTAAACGTTTAGCAACTCTGGCAATTTGGTCAATAAGTTCTTCAGAAATTATTACCCCCACAGGATTATCGTTTGGGGCTTCCCAACCTAACCATTGTACTGACTTTTCCCGTTAAGTGCGGATTGCAAGCTGCCAGCCTTGGCAAAGGTCATGCAACTTCAACCAACCGCGCCAAAGGACTTGGATACCGAGAGGAGTTTTACGACGATGTTCAAGATAACCACCAAGAAAAGCAACAGACTCGACAGCCCAAGCAACAGTCAAAATAGGGGGAAGTTTTTGAGAGGCGGCTGCTTTTAACACCTGAAGTTGAAGAGGATTAAGAATTTCAATCGCGAGAGCATCGGGCTGGGTACGATGAAGATAAGTAACGTGTAAAAGTTCAACAGCAATGACACTTAAAAAACCCAAAAGAGTTTTCATTCCATCAGAGGCAAGTCGATAACGCTCACTCTGACAACCAGACTTAAGGACTTTATGAAATTCTTCAACCCGCCATCGGTAGGTGTACCAACGAAGAATAGTGACAGCCATCTCAATAGTCTCAACAACTTCTGTAGTCAGAAGCATCCAAGATAAAGGAGTTTCGCCTTCGGGACAATCGATTTCTGTCGCATAAACAGCATAGACATTCAACGGGTCACGATTATCAAAACGATAGGGAGTTCGTAGATTAACTGAGCAAAATCGGACGGCAAGCTTAACCTTCCGTGCTTTTCTTTTTCCTGTACTCGGAATCTCGATTTCTTGATGAAAACGAATCGGTTCTGATTCCAAATGTTGCCAAAGTCGTTCACTATTTTTGTCTAAACTACGATTATGAGACGCTCTGACCAGCACTCCTGTATGCTTGAGTTGACGCACTGAGTCAAAGACTTCTGAAACATCTCCTTCTCTGTCAAATACATGAATTACCCTCGTTGAACTTTCTACCTGTTTCTCACAGGTGTTTAGAGCCTCTACCCATTTGTAGGATTCTTTTTCCTCAAATGGTCTTTGACGAGCTGCTTTTCTTTGTTCTTTCTGTCTTTCTTTTTTCTGCTTCGCCGTTTCATCTGTTGGGGGCTTTTCTTTTACCTCCCCATTCCACAGTTTTTGCCATAATAAACCTAATACTTGTCCTTTTTCTGGCTCAATTGCTAAAGCACTATGCAGTATTAATCCATTCCCTCCTTTTCCAGTCGGCCCATACCCTTCCCTTTTTTCCTTGATATTGCGATAATCTAAGAAGGTCGTATCTCCGACTGATAGCATTATCTTATATTCTTCTACGGCGGCAGTTGTCATTTCACAGTGCGGCTCTATTATCTTGACAAAGTCTGTTTTCGGATTCCCAAAAATTCATAGGCCCTCTTTAACTCGTTTCCTCCCTTAAACACTTCTGATAAGGCTTTTCCAAACCCCTCACTTAACTTTTTCCCAATCGAGAAGGCACGATTGTTTAGCCTCTCGTCTCCCAATTCACAACTGGCAAAGTTTTTTGTCCACCATTCCAACATTTTTTGACCTGCCCTTTAAGATTTTCTCCATTTTACAGTCTCATACTCCCTTCATCCTTTGTTTTTGAAATTTGAACGATAAGCGGGATGATGGCTTCAGAATATTTTTTTCCTGTCAAGAGAATCATTACTCAAACCCTTGCCAGATAAAGCCTCTAGAAGTTTGCATTGCTGGATTTTGGACTTAACGGGAAAAGTCAGAACCATTGTAGAATTAAACCTTCAGGACTTTGTAGCTCAACTGCACCGATTAAATAAACATTAGTATCTAAAAAAATTAATTCAGGAATTTTTATCATTGTATTGAATCTTGTTTTTGTTGACGTTCTTGAGATATTTCCCGTTTAATATCTTGGACAAGATCAACAATTTTCTCTCTCGAATCATAACCTGCTTCGGTCAAAGATTGTTTTAACTCCTGTTGTAATTGTTCTACTGACATTAACGGATGTTGTTGATATTCACTGATTTGTTGCCAAAAGTGATTAACCCCTGTTTCTGTTTCTTCCCAAAGAATAATAACTCTTACCGAACTGGGTGGAGTCCCTTTAATTGGGTGGTCTAAAGATAATTGACCTACCTTATCGATCTTTCCAGTAGATTGAATTGCTTTCATAGTTATAAAGACTTTTGCCAACGACTTTTATTTGCCTGACCTATTCTATCACTACTTCACTCAGACAAATTCTCACTAGAAATATTTGGTAACAAATTCTCACAAAAATGTTGACAAGTGCTGAAATATTCGATTGCGATATCCATTGAGTTAAATTTCACCTTAAATTGCGGAGAAACAAACCATGACTCAGAAAAACCTCAAACCCCAACAAGCCGCTCCTGTGCAACGGGAAATCAATACCACTTCCTTTGAGGGTGGTACAGGGCTTTCACTCTTTGAGTACTACCGCCCCTACTACCGCCCCTACAATCCTTTTGCAGGCGACGATGCGGAATAATCCCCTTGATTTTAACACTCACCTCAAAAAGTATCAAAAGTCTTTTTCTGCTTCCCTTGGCGCACGGTTAGCTTCTATGAATTGGGTGCGACCTCTAGTTGATATTAAATAAGGTTTTTAAAAAGTTTACTGGACATCGATTTTTCAATCAATCGTAACATACGATGTTCTGAAGTATCTACCGGCAAAAGGACTCATTAAACAAGGATTTATCAATTAGAGGTCACACCCTATGAATTGACCCACAATCCTTGTCAGTTCGGGGCTTTCGGATACTTGGCACGGTAGAGAAGTAAAACGAGATTTAGATTTTTGGGGATGAGTGCTAGAACCTTGTTTCGAGAGATGAACCCCAGCCAACAGCTTACTGCTCCAGTGCGATCGCGTTAGGATTTTCTGGTCTTGAGATTTAGGCTTTATGCTAGGATTAATTAGATTAAAGTTGGCTCAAAACTCGATTAGTTTATATTATAAATACTGAATATCGTACACAATTAGTCCGTGATGGGAATCGTCAAACTTTGCAAATACCGCAAGAGCTATTTCTGCTGACTAAAGAGGTCAGTATTCGCAAAGAGGGAGAAAAATTAATTATTGAACCTTATCTTCAAAAAAAACTGGTAGAAATTCTTGCTACTTTAGACGATATTGATGAAGAATTTCCTAATATTGATGAAGGATTATTACCTCTAGATAATATTGAGTTGTAACAAAAATGTCTTATTGTTATGGGTACATCCCGGATAAAGTAGTACATAGAATCTGGGGTAAAATGGAAAAAAACTGATGAGCGAAAAAAGTATGTTACCGATTCCCCCAGAAGAAAAAGCACTGTTAAAACAGCATCTCACCGAATCAGCCCGTATCCTGCGCAAATATACGGAACCAGAGAAACAGAAGGACTTTGGAAGCATCGAAGTAGAAGTCAGAACCCAGATGTTAGAAATTGTGGGGCCAACAATGGGGGAGTTTTTTTTTCAGAAGGGGGAAAAAAACGGTCTGGAAACAAGCGAAAAATCAAAACCCTAGTCGGAGAAGTGGAAATAAGCCAAAAACAAGCCAGAAAACTAAAGGTGTCGCCAAAAATCGTCTTAAGTCCAGGTTTAGAGAAATGCTGTCTAAGAGCCAGTGCGAAAACATCCTACCAACAAGCAGAAGAAGATATAGAGGAGTTGATGGGGATAAAAGTAGGACATAGCAGTTTACATCGCTTGGTAGAACGGACAGAACTGCCCTTAGCTCAAGCTCAGTCAGAGAGTGCGGGGGTCAGTATAGATGGGGGAAAGATTTGTCTGCGGGGCGAGGAGAAGGAAGGGGGACAGTGGCGAGATTATAAACTGGTGAGTCTTCATGGCAATGTCTGTGAAGCCTTTTTCCAAGACCCAGAGGGCTTAAAGAATTGGAGCAATGTTCAACCTTTGTCTCCAATAGTGACCTTTTTGGGAGATGGTCATCCCGCAATCTGGAATGCGGTAGAGAGTTTCGCCACTCAATCGTGGCTGATACGACGAGAGGTGTTGGATTGGTATCATCTCAAGGAGAATCTGTTCAAAGTGGGTGGCTCTCTCAAACGGCTAGAAGCAGTGGAGCATTTACTGTGGCGGGGTTTTGTGAACAAGGCAATAGATCTGACTTTTCCCGTTAAGTCCAAAATCCAGCAATGCAAACTTCTAGAGGCTTTATCTGGCAAGGGTTTGAGTAATGATTCTCTTGACAGGAAAAAAATATTCTGAAGCCATCATCCCGCTTATCGTTCAAATTTCAAAAACAAAGGATGAAGGGAGTATGAGACTGTAAAATGGAGAAAATCTTAAAGGGCAGGTCAAAAAATGTTGGAATGGTGGACAAAAAACTTTGCCAGTTGTGAATTGGGAGACGAGAGGCTAAACAATCGTGCCTTCTCGATTGGGAAAAAGTTAAGTGAGGGGTTTGGAAAAGCCTTATCAGAA contains:
- a CDS encoding transposase; this encodes MLEWWTKNFASCELGDERLNNRAFSIGKKLSEGFGKALSEVFKGGNELKRAYEFLGIRKQTLSR
- a CDS encoding antitoxin; this encodes MQIPQELFLLTKEVSIRKEGEKLIIEPYLQKKLVEILATLDDIDEEFPNIDEGLLPLDNIEL
- a CDS encoding DUF5840 family protein, producing MTQKNLKPQQAAPVQREINTTSFEGGTGLSLFEYYRPYYRPYNPFAGDDAE
- a CDS encoding IS4 family transposase translates to MTTAAVEEYKIMLSVGDTTFLDYRNIKEKREGYGPTGKGGNGLILHSALAIEPEKGQVLGLLWQKLWNGEVKEKPPTDETAKQKKERQKEQRKAARQRPFEEKESYKWVEALNTCEKQVESSTRVIHVFDREGDVSEVFDSVRQLKHTGVLVRASHNRSLDKNSERLWQHLESEPIRFHQEIEIPSTGKRKARKVKLAVRFCSVNLRTPYRFDNRDPLNVYAVYATEIDCPEGETPLSWMLLTTEVVETIEMAVTILRWYTYRWRVEEFHKVLKSGCQSERYRLASDGMKTLLGFLSVIAVELLHVTYLHRTQPDALAIEILNPLQLQVLKAAASQKLPPILTVAWAVESVAFLGGYLEHRRKTPLGIQVLWRGWLKLHDLCQGWQLAIRT
- a CDS encoding transposase produces the protein MLEWWTKNFASCELGDERLNNRAFSIGKKLSEGFGKALSEVFKGGNELKRAYEFLGIRKQTLSR